ATGAGGTTGACTCAAGAGTTAGGAACAACAAGTAGGTTGTTCAGTGGGAGTGACATCGATGGCCCATGTTTGGATGCTAACTATAAAAGCATTGAGGAGGCTGTTGAGGTCTTTAAAAGGGATTGGAAGAAATATGGTGTTACAGTCATGTGTGACTCATGGACATGTACGACAAGCATGAGTATTATCAACTTCATGGTGTATTGCCATGGGCGCATATTCTTCCATAAGGCTATCAATGCAAGTGAGCACATCCAAAATGCAGGTAATTTATGTCGTTTTGTATGTCTTGTAGATTATCTTTCATGATTCGTATGTGCTCTAAATTTTGTGTCTTTGCATGTCTTGCAGAATATTTGTATACACACATTAAGAAAGTGGTAGATGACATTGGCCCTGAGAATATTGTGCAGCTTGTCACTGACAATGGGGCAAATTACAAGAAAGCATGTGCCAAGCTTATTGATGAGTACCCCCGTATTGTTTGGCAGCCATGTGCCGCTCATACAATCAACCTAATGTTGAAGGATATTGGTAAATTCTCTGAGGTTGATGATATTGTCTCCAGTGCCAAAAAATGTACCAATTTCCTACATAGCCACAATAGGCTGCATAATGAGATGAAAAGAAGGATTGGAGGGGAGATAGTTCGATGGAATGCAACCAGATTTGGAACTGTCTTCATGTTCCTCCAGAGTTTGTGGGATATGAAAGATAAATTCCGACAGTGGATGGTCTCTGATGAGTGGAGGAACAGTGCTTGGAACAATGAGCCTGGCTTCAAGTATGTTGATAGCTGTATGACAAGTTCTCAGTGGTGGGATGATGTCAAGGTTGTCTTAGATACAATTGGCCCACTCTATTCAGTACTTCGCTATGTGGATGGAGATGAGGGGACAGTTGCTGGAATAATGCCAAGATTGTTGAGTGCCATTAGGGAGATGGAGGTCTATTTAGGTGAGGGGACACATAGATGCAACAGATACATGAGAGTGATTAAGGAGAGGGTTCAATATCTCTATGATGACACATTCATTGTTGCTAGTAAGGAAAAACAATTTATTCATGTCTAGTTTTCATTGGAAAACAGCATACTAATGTGTTCTCTATGCTTGCAGCTGCTGTCCTTGATCCAGTAGGGCACTATCAACACCGGCTTCATGAAAATAACAGGTATTTGAGAGCTCTCAAAGAGGCAATTGAAAGGCTAGCTGAATCGGTCGAGGATGGGGTTGAAGCAATAAGACAAATTCGTACCTTTATATCCTATGAGAGAAAATTTGATGGAAAATTAGCAAAGGGTGTAGTAGGCAAAATGCCCGTAGGTAATTTTTTTAATCACGACTGTCTCAATTTTTTGTATGCTCCTTCTGAATACATCATGTACCTCTTATTTTTTTGTATGCTCCTTATGAATATATCATGTACCTCTTATTTTTAGCTGATTGGTGGGTATTATTTGGTGGTGATACACCAGAGCTGCAGAAGTTTGCCATTCGTATTGTTTCGCAGTGTGTCTCATCTAGTGGGTGTGAGCGGAATTGGAGTACTTTTGCACTAGTTCATACAAAACTGAGAAACCGCCTTGGTTATGAGAAGCTGCGAAAGCTTGTGTATGTACGCCACAATTTaaagcaacgtctcaagcaaggTGTAGGGAAAAATCAAACAGAAGAGAAAGAGGCTGATCCATGTGCTCTGTTGATGGATTGCACATTATTTGATGAATCAAACCCAAACATGGATTGGTTGAACAGGCCAAAAATTGTAGATGATGATCTTTGTCTTGAAGAATTGCTTGGTCGGTCAAAGAAGAGGAAAATTCTTGCTTTATAGAGGGCTAATAGGAGGAGAAAAGGTAAGAGGGTtgttgaagatgaagaagaagacttTGTAGAAACTGAAAACGACACAGATGATAGCAGTCCTCATGGCAGCCCTGCTTATGTAGAATCTGCTGATAGTAGCTCAGCGAATGACACAGACAATGAACCAGAGCATAGGGATGGTAATTACTCA
The nucleotide sequence above comes from Miscanthus floridulus cultivar M001 chromosome 18, ASM1932011v1, whole genome shotgun sequence. Encoded proteins:
- the LOC136523273 gene encoding uncharacterized protein translates to MSSSLPPPTSGEGTSNSSRAGAVSPAVLIDVDAAPTPAAIGQVKDDNIFNVWNYGFSVGQGFRCGFCGATKRSGGATRLTQHLAGVPGDVAFCEKVPSDVKHVMWRKHKESKDRKKDLKRTKKRLENTLVSEMGGKGSIYVASDEEEQQTRLLMALSRQDNDLQQEVNMRQASYEHGSGSSSAPAASSGSCRRPPTVQPRIDSFVTSSSSVQPRIDTTLKEGVVEKLAQAWSKWFHANDIARVKANCPYFRAAMRLTQELGTTSRLFSGSDIDGPCLDANYKSIEEAVEVFKRDWKKYGVTVMCDSWTCTTSMSIINFMVYCHGRIFFHKAINASEHIQNAEYLYTHIKKVVDDIGPENIVQLVTDNGANYKKACAKLIDEYPRIVWQPCAAHTINLMLKDIGKFSEVDDIVSSAKKCTNFLHSHNRLHNEMKRRIGGEIVRWNATRFGTVFMFLQSLWDMKDKFRQWMVSDEWRNSAWNNEPGFKYVDSCMTSSQWWDDVKVVLDTIGPLYSVLRYVDGDEGTVAGIMPRLLSAIREMEVYLAAVLDPVGHYQHRLHENNRYLRALKEAIERLAESVEDGVEAIRQIRTFISYERKFDGKLAKGVVGKMPVADWWVLFGGDTPELQKFAIRIVSQCVSSSGCERNWSTFALVHTKLRNRLGYEKLRKLVYVSSSRPASSFDTRDCSAPLSHSDQACGPVHFVRWGQPSRWLEV